The genomic region TGCTCTTCCACGTCGGCCATGCTGGTGAGTGCACTGATCGTTTCTGATGCACTAAAGACTTTTTTCCatcaaatacaattttttttggttcaCTTTTTAATGATCTTTTTTTGCGATACAGCCATGCTGGGCCTGATGTACGTCTACTGGACCCAACTCGACATGTTCCAGACTCTTAAATACCTGGCTATACTGGGAAGCCTCACGTTCCTGGCTGGGAACCGCATGCTGGCCCAGAAAGCAGTTAAAAGGTACAGCGTGATTTTTCTTTTCGTTCCCTTTTCAATTCTATCAGTTATCGAGACGTACTCTCCTCAGTTGCCATCCTTTCTCACATGAATGTATAAAGTGCTCCAATACAACATTTAAAACTGCTGTTTAGAGATATTTTGGAATATATTTATGAAGACACAAACAGGCAGCAGATTGAATAAGTAAAGTCAAGCGCATGTACAGgattaaaagtatttatttacacCTTTGCCACTGATATTTTGCCTGATCTTTACGTTACACTAAATCCCAAACTGGCTTTCTAGCcactatatttataaatactcGCTAAAACACTGATGTCGTGCCTCATATCTAGAGCACTACATACCACTCGTTGAATTGAGACCTGACAGAAAAATGCACTCCTGTAgattaaagtattggcacccttgtcCTGATAATGCATcactacttatttatttattttagtttaaatcAGTGTGGAAAGCTGGAATGTTAACGAGAAATGTGTAGAGACTGGGATTTCTGCTGGACAAACTCCTTTTTCTGGGCTGGTGGTTTGTGCCTTGCAGAAAcaagggtgcacaaacttttgcataaaGCAGTATTCCTCTCCTTATCCCTGCTGTAAcgtttcctctttttcctccCTGTCTGTTCTTTAGTCAGTGCTCGATCCTGCTTTTAAAACTCTCTCCTGTTTgctgctttttcttctttctttcccccgCCCTCGTCCTCCAGGATCGCCGCTGAGCAGAGTAGTAGGTTGGCTAAGTATAGGAGTCTGCGGTGAAAGCCcggtttattaaaacaaaagccCAGTCTCCCAGGCTGAAGTAAGGCTCTGCATGCAGAGGGACAGCATGGTGTCCTTTTCACCACTGTAGTGTAAAGTGCATGgctgtgtgatttttttcatccGTGAGCGTGTTTTCACATCAGCTTCAGCGTTCAGCTTTTATCACCAGCGACGACAAGCGTGTATTAATGAGTCGTTTTCAGACTCTGAAAGCTTGGAGTAATAAGGAAGCTCATTTTTGCTACTCAAACCAGTTCACCAGGTCATAATAATTAGCAGATTTGCTTTCTGTTTTGAGATATAATAACATATTACAGCAGTAAAGTTGGTTTTATCATCAAAATCtgcaacatttttatttacttataccgtataaacaaaccatttttattctttaatttcaCATTCGTTTAGTCTTTTAACACAACAGACCGTCTTTAAGTAGCTGTAAATGTGACTCAGTAAGGGACCGTCATCCAAGTGTGGCTTACGTAAGAATAAACGGctcagtgttgtggtgttataCAAGAAATAATAAACGACGAGGgagtgtgatgaagcagaggaaCAGTTAAAGCCCTGATTGTTTCCCCCGAGTGTTTCATTCCACTTGCAAGACAGCAATTTAAcgattacaatttatttattaaaaaacgaGACGGAGCGGCTAGAAACAGTCTCTCCTGAGGAGATTGTAGCTCTGAGAAACTTAAATGTAAATTGCAAATTAATGTGTCCTGAAGACTTTAATTCTGTGACACTTAAAGAAAAGAATTAGGTAAAATCTGTGAATGAACTTATTGAGCCCAGACCCATTTCCACTGATGTAcacaaagctccgcccccaaaaGTGTCGGTAAATATGCAAAACTCTCCgcataatgatttaaaaattcTTGAGATAATAAGAAGGTGTTTGTGGGCGTGTCTATAAAGCATTCCAAACCAGAGGGTTGTCCCACCCCTTCACGCCACCCACAGTTACACCTACTTGACTTCTCCTCACTGACGTCTTTTCTTTCACGAGCGTTACAGCTTGTGCTATTGTTAGGTTTAACCGAACGAGATAAACGATGTAATAGAAGAGTGCATTCACATAAacgtcagagctgctgctgttaaTAGAAAACGattcttctgaccaatcagaatcaagaattcagcagcactgatCTACATTAAGCTGCAAAACAGCAGTGATTCACACTTCATTTTTTCTTGTGCTGATTAAAGACACagagatttaattttttttaaataagcgTTCAGAATATTAATGAAGGGGCGGGGGGAAACGACATTGTGAGCTCATATTGTAATGATGTCAGTCATTTATGCCTCAAAGAAAGCAAAATCAGCTGTGCTTTCTGAGTGGGAGGggcttattctctctctctccccttttcaATCAGTCTGTGTATTCGGAAGAGGGCGAGCGTTTTCTCTACTGGAGACCTGGTTAAATTGCCGATGCTGGAAGTGCTTCACAAGtgcttcataaaaataaaaccagctTGTGTTGTGATActaaatgttttgtgttttgaacGTTTCGTGTAATCCCGTTCATCATCCTGTCTGTGGTGTGCAAGCGGAAAAAGTGCATGATCGTTCAGAAAGCTCTTTCAAAACTGTCCTTCGATTCACAATTCTGAACAACATCTCCTTCCTCTTTCAGACAGAAAAGCTAAACGATCACCGAAAGCAGTCACGAGGAGACCGGAGCTTCGTTTTGTTCTCGTCTTTATTTAAGTGAAGAAATCTGGCACGAAAGCATCAGTTCCATGGAAGATAAACGACAAGGCTGTGACAGATCATGGCAGTTTATTGGACtgttccccccaaaaaaaaagaaaaaaagaaatcaaatctgAAAAGTCGAATGCAGTTGgatgttttcattattttttattttattttattttttaacacacaACTGAATGCACTGTAAGTGATCCATTGGGGTTTTGACTCTTTGATTGTCgctgtgttttggttttttttttctctaggtGGTTTTTCCCTCATACAGTAAGCTGTAAAGGTTTTTCCGTCATGGGCGTAATTTGTTTCCCAAAACTCTCTTTCCAGGGCAGGTTTGGATTTTTTGCCGATcgattttgttttgtctgtctgtttttgacAGCACGTGTGACCATTTTTACAGCTTGTTACCACACCCAACACTCATCTCACCAAACTGTGGTTTTGTaaagaaaacaatttaaaaaaataaaaacaaaaaacacaaattccAGCTTTTGTGTTTCCTTTTTACTCAACAAATTTtgtgaaatttatttttatttaatttaattttttaaatgtttttatttatttatttattttcatatttatttattttccacatccCTCCTGTATTAGTTAGCATTTATTAGAAAGACACAAAGCACTAACACAGTTTTGGCTCAGCAgttctgatttatttaaagaGATCTTTTTGCATAATCCTTTTTAATTGGCAAACCACAAAGAAAGCAACATACTGATCACTTTCTGCGCCGATTCTCCGGACACTTCCTGTTCAGCAGCACACCACAAGCACAGCCGCTgcactgaagactggaagaacaACGAAGGAAAAGCATTAGTAGAAATAAGATGAACAGaataaatagagagagggagacattCTGAGATGATCAAGACTTCTGTCCTGTTCTTTCTCAAGGTGACGTCGTCCATGAAAGTCAGTATGCAGAACAAAATCAGAACAAATAGTCATGTAGGAGctgaaagagtcgactcatttTGGTGATTCGAATCAAATGAATCGACTCACTGAAAGGTATCACTTTAATTTGGAAAAGCGGATGTGTCATTAtaaggtttaaaataaaatctacctAAAGCCTTGACGTCCTCTCTGCTGCTCCCTATAGCTGTGTTCCCTCTTGATGGACATCAGGTCCTGCTTGTATGTGTCCTCGAAAATTCCTGCCTGCCGTTTTACGTAGTGTTCAGATTCTGGCCGGCTTCTGAACAAACAAAAGTCAGAATGTTTTAAAATTGGAACAAAACATCTAAGCTAGATTGATCATTATGGCTTAAATGTTGctccaatcaatcaatcaatcaatcaagtgGCACAAATGGTAACAGTTACATCCAGTTTACATCCAGACCAGTGTTATTGCATCATAAGATACAAGAGCCAATCACAgttaaatatgcaaatgaagacAGTGGAGGCCTATAGGTACATGTGGctattttttcatttacatattgATTAAAgcttaatttgtttattatgtcTAATAACATTTTActtaatatataacatatatatgtatacacattgCCATTGTATTAGGAACACATGTATACATGTTCATTCAACtaatacagttatacagatacagatacaggacaagagctttagttaatatTCATGTGATGGTTTGACGTGATTGGGCGAGTTTGTTTAATTTAGAATATTGGaatttaagttaagttaagaaTTTAAGTCACATAccctacatacactatattgccaaaagtattcgctcacccatccaaataatcagaatcaggtgttccaatcacttccatggccacaggtgtataaaatcaagcacctaggcatgcagactgtttttacaaacatttgtgaaagaatgggtcgctctcaggagctcagtgaattccagcgtggaactgtgataggatgccacctgtgcaacaaatccagtcgtgaaatttcctcgctcctaaatattcctcaactgtcagctgtattataaaaacgtggaagtgtttgggaactacagcaactcagccacgaagtggtaggccacgtaaactgacggagcggggtcagcggatgctgaggcgcatagtgcgaagaggtcgccaactttctgcagagtcaatcgctacagacctccaaacttcatgtggccttcagattagctcaagaacagtgcgcagagagcttcatggaatgggtttccatggccgagcagctgcatccaagccatacatcaccaagtgcaatgcaaagcgtcggatgcagtggtgtaaagcgcgccgccactggactctagagcagtggagacgcgttctctggagtgacgaatcgcgtttctccatctggcaatctgatggacgagtctgggtttggcggttgccaggagaacggtacttgtctgactgcattgtgccaagtgtaaagtttggtggaggggggattatggtgtggggttgtttttcaggagctgggcttggccccttagttccagtgaaaggaactctgaatgcttcagcataccaagacattttggacaattccatgctcccaactttgtgggaactgttcggagctggccccttcctcttccaacatgactgtgctccagtgcacaaagcaaggtccataaagacatggatgacattctggtgagtctggtgtggatgaacttgactggcctgcacagagtcctgacctcaacccgttagaacacctttgggatgaattagagcggagactgagagccaggccttctcgtccaacattagtgtgtgacctcacaaatgcgcttctggaagaatggtcaaaaattcccataaacacactcctaaaccttgtggacagccttcccagaagagttgaagctgttatagctgcaaagggcggaccgacgtcatattgaactctatggattaggaatgggatgtcacttaagttcatatgcgagtcaaggcaggtgagcgaatacttttggcaatatagtgtatgtgttagCTAAACTTCATTTGCATGCCAATAGATGCAAATGGTCATCCATcctctggtcagatgagactaaaCTGGAGCTCTTTGGACATACGGATGTTGCATATCTTTGGCATAAGTAAGCAGAAGCCTTCAGTCCTAAGAATACCATCCAAACGGTCAAGCATGGCGGTGGTCACATCATGCTATGGGGATGCTTCTCTGCCAGTGGTACAGGGAACCTTAGGACTATGTCAAAATTCCTGATGAAAACCTGGTGGCGTCAGCACATAAGCTCAACCTGCCAGAGAATTGGACCTACCAGCAGGATTATGACCAGAAGCATACGGCACGAGTGGTCAAGCAATGGTTCAGGGACAACAACATAAATGTTCTGGAGTGGCTGAGtcagagccctgacctgaacccaATTGAGAATTTGTGGAGAGAGTTGAAGATCCAGGTCAGGGCTAGGAAGCTTTCCAATCTCCAACTTTTTGGAAGCTTTTGCGAAAGGATGACTGGGGAAAAATTCTGCAGCAGACCTGTAGATATCTTGTGGAGACCGACAATAAGTGTTTGCAGGCCATCATTAGGAACAAAGGCTTTTATATTGATTATTGAAACGTTGTAATATGAAGGGTATGAATAATTCTGAACATGGTGATTTTTGATTATTTGTCAATAAAAACCCATGAAATGTCatatttcttgaaatatcacattGTTATTTCTTCAGTTGTTTGTCACAGAAGACAACTcaaaaacactataaaaataCCAAGGGTATAAGTcattttgagcacaactgtacattactgcacagtgaaatgcatatctttgcatatcccatgcttggagggttggggtcagagtacagggtTAGTCTCATGACTGGAGCACTGGTGTTCTGGGGGCtgtgctcaagggcccaacagtgggaGCTTGGATACCTGCCTGTATAATTAGATCAACAGGTGTTCCTAAAAAAAACGACAAACAATAAGTACGCAACATGACTTACAACCTCAGTTGTAATGAACTTGAGTTGATTTGctaaaatgataaatatataactataaattAAATATCACTTTACCCAGATCCTTTTCCTGTGATCGTCTGGAGGAACTTTCTAGCAGATATTTGACCGAGAACTTTGCGGTAGCTGTTGGTAAAGATGGCGTCTGCATGCCTTCCAGACCTGAATGTGAAGaattacagaaagaaaaacaatgtaATTCGCCATTTTATCCCAggattcatacactatattgcctatATTGCCCACtataaaagttttgggacacccctccaaatcatcgaattcaggtgttgtttttcaagggttgggctcggccccttagttccagtgaaaggaactcttaatgcttcagcttcataccaagacattttggacaatttcatgctcccagctttgtgggaacagtttggggatgaccccttcctgttccaacatgactgaacaccagtgcacaaagcaaggtccataaagacatggatcagtgagtttggtgtggaggaacttcacagagtcctgacctcaacctgatagaacacctttgagatgaattagagtggagactgtgagccagaccttctcgtccaacatcagtgcctgacctcacaaatgcacttctagaggaatggtcaaaaacttccataaacactctcctaaaccttgtggaaagccttcccagaagagatgaagctgttatagctgcaaagggccggacaactccatattacattcatgtgtatgtaaaggcagacgtcccagttttggcctggctcacagtctccgctctaattcatcccaaaggtgttctatcaggttgaggtcaggactctgtgaagttcctccacaccaaactcactcatccatgtctttgtgcactggtgtgcagtcatattggaacaggtaggggtcatccccaaacaaagttgggagcatgaaattgtccaaaatgtcttggtatgaagctgaagcattaagagttcctttcactggaactaaggggccgagcccaacccctgaaaaacaacacttaaattcaatgatttggaggggtgtcccaaaacttttggcaacatagtgtacatTGGTACATAAGCAGCGTTTACATAGTTCCAGCTGATTTGTGATGGTTAAAGATAAAAACTGAACTGGACCTGAACTCGACATGCTGACTCCGGGCGGATCTGTAGTCTGTCGGGGGCTGCAGGGGATCGTCCAGCGAGGAGCTCATCAGTATCGCAGTGGCTCTCTGACCGAACCTGGGAAAGAAATCATTCTAAGATCATttgatttaaacatttattcatattatattcatattcataacaGTTCAGTGCTTAAGATTCCAGCTGAATGCATGGAATCAGATGTTATTCTGCCTCATATACAGTATTCAGTATACgtcactaaataaaataaaagtggtTTCTAATTCGCAGAGTGAAGAACACTGCTGCTGTTAGACTCCTTGACACAAAAGCATCCTCGTCACTCGTCTTTAAATATCTTCCCGTTCTGCGAATTAGTCCGCTTTGAATTCCTGAAACTTTCGACCTGAACCTTTTAACCTTTTTAAAACGAGGTGTAATTATCCATTAATGCCTTGAAACGAATCTTAAAATCTCAAGGTGTTTTGATGACACCGTCCAACAAAAGATATTATTCCTTTACTTTATACtttcttttgtatttctttgtttgtattaatttattaatttatttaaagtaaGTACTATTAGTACAATTGTGTTTAAATGATTAATAGAGCTTTTAAATCCACTTAAAGAAGAAGAACTACTGGTGCACaattagaaaaattaaaaataaaaaatatatatatatatatatgtatatttttaaatcttttaaatacagaacctttatctttttatgtgttttttatttcttcatgttGTAAAGCACATGGGCTCTCAAAGggttaataatcattttaatgaacttcttttctttttaaaaccttttctgaaatattttatacagtaCCTTTACTTTATAGTGTTCTCAGAATAAGCCaaataattcataaaaatatatatttttttaaacttaaaaaatggaaataataaaatataacaataatatatatatatatatatatatatatatatatatatatatatatatatatatatatatatatatatatatatattttatatattatatatatatatttataatttataaaaagggaatataaatattaaatataatccataatttatgtattaaataatttatacataatttataaatgaaaaactaaaactaaaaaataaataaatagacataaAAGCTAAAACATTGCAATAATCGATCAGTTTGTATCCTTCCTttacttttattgtttttataatgaAATGTTCAAAACCTTGTCAAATGAAATCACACTTATAGAAAATTCTCAACAATTTCCTATAAAAAGCCTCCAATGTTCCTTTACGCATTCACTCAGTAAGGAGTTGTTGTGTATGCTGACCTTCaccctcagagagagagagagagagagagagagagagaatgaaaatagacaaaaattgcaatacatttaaaatgtaatcaaaCTGCCCAGTGCTACTTAACACAACAAAAGCGCAGCGTTGCGTGTCGAGTGTCGTGACCTGTGTGAGGTGCTGGTCAGTAATAATCAGCGCCCGGCCTCTACAGCTGTAGAGGGAGGGACAGcgcttttgtctgctttttctGCTTCATTCACACTCgtctgtgtgagagcagtgtaaGAGCGTAACAATATGGGTGTGTAAAATGAGTCAGAGGATGCAGTAATTAGACTTCAGGTCCAAATTCCTAAATTTGGAGTAAAGCACAATGGCGAGCATGCGAGGGGTCAGCTGCGGTGAAAACCCTGAGCAGGAGATTCGGGTGAGGTCTGTCTCACTCAGAGGAGAACTTCAGACATGTACGAGTtacagattaataataataataataataatattgataataataatgataattataatgCAGACTCATGTGAAAAGAGACGAGTCATGTAAAGCCATCGTGAGtacataaatgaatcatgtataatgaatcatgtgtacataaatgaatcatgtgtgaaGAATCATGTGTACATAAATGAATCAGGTGTACAGAAtgacatgtaaataaatgaataatgtgtAAAGAATCATGTGCATATAAAAGAGTCATGTGAAAAGAATCATGTGTACATAaaagaattatgtgtaaagaaTCATGTGTATAGAATgacatatgaataaataaatcatgtgtaAAGAATCGTGTGCACATAAAAGAGTCATGTGTCAAGAATCATGTGTACAGAATGACATGTGAATAAGTGAATCGTGTGTAAAGAATCATGTGTATATAAAAGAAGCATGTGTAATGAATCACGTGTACATAAAAGAATCATGTGTAATGAATCATGTGTATATAAAAGAAGCATGTGTAATGAATCACGTGTACATAAAAGAATCATGTGTAATGAATCATGTGCATATAAAAGAGTCATGTGTGAAGACTCATGTGAACAGAATGACATAAATCAGTGAATCAAGCAAAAAGTATCATGTGTACATAAAAGAATCATGTGTAAAGAATCGTGTATAGAATGATATGTGAAAAAATGCATCATTTGTAAAGAATCATGTGTCCATAAATGAGTCGTCTGTAAAGAATCGTATTtcacaaaaacataaaaatgaacatGAATGAACAAATCACCGGACTGTTATGTAATGTGAAAAAAAGGAATCATGTGCAACAAAAAGCACACGAGAGAAGAAAAATACATGCACTCACTATATATAAAAACCAAGTTTCATGTATAACGTTTCAGGAAGatttaaatgtgttaaaataatATCAATATACCTTGTCCATATAGATACAATTAATCTAAATCAACATAATCAAAGAATGATAAAAAGTcccataaatgtgtgtttatcctGCAGAAAAAGATGACAAACCAGTTGTGTTATTTCTCATAGACAGGGtagaggggtgccaatactttagaGCGCGTAACAGGTGTTCAGTGAGTGGACTGTACAtcgacaaaaaaaaagtgacctACTTTTAAGTTTAAGACCAAAAACAAATGACCCAAACTCACACTAACAGCAGAGGAAATAATTATCACATGGACGTACCGTAGTGAAGGATAGAGCGGTGTGCAGAGTCCGAGCATCACCGTCCAGCACAACACCAACACGACAGCTCGCTCCATCATTCTGACCGAGCGGGACGAAGCTGTATGGAAAAAAGAAGtgcatttcatttcagaaaAACGCTGACGTTTTATTCTCCGCCTTTTCAAAATTCACTGCAGTGAACCCTGAAACATCAGCTGGCACTGTTACAGCAAAGTggtgctttttaaaaataataataataataaaaaaaaccctacaataattattattttttaaaatcttattAAGAAtgattaaattataaattagaaatattttaagattaatttaatacatttttctaaacaaaaattatttaaaaaatttaactccatgcaatgaaaacaaaaatccaggcatatcacacacacctatgatGCAGGTAAAATAATTaagattaaattaataaaattactgtgagaaaaaggaggaaaaagaagGTCGAGTGTAAGGATGAGTTCACCTGGAGGATGAGTGTAAGGAGTGGATCCTGAGTGCTCTGTCCTGCAGGTTTGGGTGTGAATGAAGGAGCAGTGAATGAGGTGACTGGGTTACTTGCAGCGTGtcatcctcctcttctctccgCTGATGTTAAGAGCAGTGGACGAGTGCAGGAGAAATCACCAGCAACAGGCTCCAGGggctcctctgtgtgtgtgacggcTATTCCACGAAGACCTACTGCTCTGAGAGGCCACTTGATTGCTGAGTGTaatttagtctctctctctctctctttctctctctctctctatctctcggtgtctctgtctctctctctcttgctctatctctctctctgtctctatttctctgtatttctctctctctctgtctctctctatttctctatctctctctttttctctctccctctctctctctcttgctctatttctctgtatttctctctctctctctctgtctctctctatttctctatctctctttctctctctctctctctctctctctctcttgctctatctctctctctgtctctatttctctgtatttctctctctctctctctctgtccagatTAAACTGCTAACTGCTTTCACCTCCTACAGCGTCAGAGGCTCGTGAAGGACTTCCATCTGATGTGTTCTCCTACACAAGTTTGTTTGCTGCAGCTGAATTTTTCCAATTGATCCACAgccataattattggcacccttgacGGATTTAACCAAATAGTATTTTAGTACCTTACTCTACTTTGGAGACTAACAGGTTGATGGTTACACATCAGCTCTAGATCAGTCACTTTtactttctatctatctatctatctatctatctatctatctatctatctatctatctatctatctatctatctatctatctatctatctatctatctatctatctatctatctatcttttcaaGCAACCAGTtagtctgcctgtctgtctgtctgtctctctctctctctctctctctctctctctatctatctctattaATCTTTTTAaccaatcaatcagtcagtctgtccgtccatccatccatccatctatctatctatctatctatctatctatctatctatctatctatctatctatctatctatctatctatctgtctatctgtctgtctatctatctatctatctattaatattttcagttaagcaatctatctatctatctatctatctatctatctatctatctatctat from Hemibagrus wyckioides isolate EC202008001 linkage group LG21, SWU_Hwy_1.0, whole genome shotgun sequence harbors:
- the ghrh gene encoding somatoliberin, which encodes MMERAVVLVLCWTVMLGLCTPLYPSLRFGQRATAILMSSSLDDPLQPPTDYRSARSQHVEFRSGRHADAIFTNSYRKVLGQISARKFLQTITGKGSGSRPESEHYVKRQAGIFEDTYKQDLMSIKREHSYREQQRGRQGFSLQCSGCACGVLLNRKCPENRRRK